The following is a genomic window from Bubalus bubalis isolate 160015118507 breed Murrah chromosome 6, NDDB_SH_1, whole genome shotgun sequence.
aaaaagctGCTTTTTTCCTCATTGAGGAACCCGGGAAAGAAAGATGACATAAAGATAGGCACACACAGGGTGAGGTTGAAGGACCAGTTTTTCGTCCTCACTCCTCACACTGACGGAGagggcaatggtaccccactccagtactcttgcctggaaaatcccatggacagaggagcctggtgggctgcagtccatggggtcactaagagttggacacgactgagagacttcactttcacttttcactttaatggactggagaaggaaatgcaagccactccagtgttcttgcctggagaatcccagggacgggggagcctggtgggctgccgtctatggggccgcacagaatcggactcgactgaagcgatttagcagcagcagcagcctcacacTGATGTCATTTACACAGTCCCAGAGCTATTCCCTCCTCAGGGTCTTCAAAAAGCCACTTCTGCCATTTGGTGCTGTATCAAGATACCTCTACAGACAGGGCTCCATCCTCTATCCAGCAGCTTAGGGTCAGGCCCTTACCCAAGTGTCACATTGAGGAGCCgagctcctcccctcccccgccccgccccgtgtACACGCTCCCTCCTCGGAGCCCGGGCCCCTTGTCTCCAGGCCTGCGGgaactcctcctcctccacagccTCTCGTGCACAGTGCGCTGCGGAACCAGATGTTCCGTGGGCAGACCCCTCTGTGGGCTGACAGGTGGTGATTACTGCTGCCAGCCTCATATTACGGAGAACTGAATGGGAGCGAGCCCCAACCCGTCCCGGGCTCCCCACAATAGGGCCTTTGTGAGGTGCTTCAGGGCTTTCTTTTCCCCTGCCTCCCCAACCTACGTCAGGAGCAGCTCTGCCTGGGgagacaagaaaacaaaaggaggatGGCAGGGCCCTGACTGATCAACCTTACCCTGGTCGGGGCTGGGCGAGGGAGAGATATCCTCGGGGGAAAAGACCAGGTCCCTTTCCTCTCCTGCCAAGAGGTTAATAACCAGGAGgacacccctcctccccccagggCTGCTCCGAGGTCAATTTCACTGTCAAAGCAGTGGATCTTGTCCATCAGAGGGCCTTGCTCCTGAATGTTGGACATGAGGATGAGGCTGGAATGGGCCTGGTACAGAGCTCAGCAGATGCCTATAGAATGGACTCCAAAACCTAGGTTTCCATCTCCTGTCCCTTCTGCCTTCCCGCACTGGCCTTCTGCACGTCTGGACCAGAGGCCAGGGTGCTAGCCAGCAAAGGGTTAAGTTTCCAGGACTTCTGGACAGACTTCCCAGAGGTCCGGGACTGAGGTAGGTAAGTGGGGGCGAGGTGGGTGGAGAGAAGGATGTGTTGGGAAACTGGTAAGGACGTGGTCActgcccctcctcctcacccAAACCGCAGACGCCGTGGCAGCCGGAAAATCAGAGCGCTGCAGACCAAGAGTGCAGTTGAGCAACATGGCCCTGGGGGTGAGCCCCATGCTAGAGATGGGAGCAGGCTTCAGCGTAGGGGGCGGCGCAGAGCCCACCTCAGAAGTGAGACAGTTCTTACTGAACACACATGTATATTCAGGGCTCTAGTTCCCACGTTCAACTGCAGTGTGACTAAAATCCATTTTCTGCTTCAAAACCTCAGAGAATTGGAATTGGAAGCTCTGCCCCTGGGCCCCAGTCCCGTGGCCACAGGCGCGGTGCCATCTGGGGTTCTGGGAAGGCTGGTGTGGACAACAGTGGGTGTGGAGGGAAGCCTTTCGCCCAACCTCCCTAAGTGCCTCCCCAGGCGCCTCCTGATGAAGTCTGTAACTAGAGAAGCCCCTCTGCCTTAGCCTGGGAGCCTATCCAAGGCCCTAATGTGGCTTAAGGAGTGGCTATGTGGCGGAGGAGAAAATGGACGATCATGGGGAGAAATCTGATCCAAGGGCTACCCCAAACACACACAGCCGAGGAGCAGTGGATTTTCCTTTTAATGCAAAAGTCTGCAGTACAGAATGAGTCCCATCCTCTAGGTCACtgaagggaaagggagagagggcagaGCTAAAAGTCTCCTCCTCACCCTCTCTCCCCTGACTCCCACTGAGGCCAGAAATATTCTGTTGCCTGATCATTGGGGTTGCCCCCATATATTTAAGGGTCAGAGCTGGGTCGTCTTTCACTGGCTTGTAATTTGTTTACATGGGGCAGCAGAGGAGTGAACATTTGGGGCTTGCTTTCTTTTAGCTTGGAAAGGATTCCTTAAGATCTGGAGTCCCATGTGAAATGCATGGGGCCGGGAGAATTTAGCTTCCATGGATTAAAAACACGAGATTTGAATCACAACTTGCCCACATCTGGAGAATGAAGAGCAGGAAACTTAGGATATAAATGTATGGAGgtgaaagaaattcaaaaaaataagaccaGCTCCCTCaaacttcttcctctttctttctcatctccAGCTTATAGACAATCTGGTAGCCATCATCCCAGGCGTAGAGCTGGCGCTCACGGGGGTTATAGCGCAGGCTGGCATGGGCACCATATCGGCGGGGGAAATAAGGGAGTGCTGCCCTTTCAGGGGTCAGGGTGCCGCTGGCGTCAAAGGAGCACTGGATGCGGGCACGGCTGGCGGGGCGGGTATTATAGACGACGTAGAGGGTCCCACAGATGACAAAGGCGGCCTCGGCATTCTCGCGGGGACACGGGGTATCCCACTGCTGCTCTGTGTCCAGTGTCTGTGGGTCTAACTTGGCCAGACACAAGTGCCTGTCATCCTCCCGCGTGGCATAGACAGCCCAAAGGCCCTCCTCGTCAGCCGCCAGGTCTATGTATGTGTCTGCCGTCAGCCCATATGGGGGGATCAAGCCCTCTGCTGGGAACACTGAACTGTCCACCACTGTCCGGTTTGCCAGGTGGAACTTTATGAGCTGCAAAGTGTTCTGCAACTCACCGCCCCCTCCAGGCCCTCCGGGGGGCCTCCGGGCATAATACAGAAAGCCACCATACACCAGCTGGCCCGTGCCTACCCAGGGGAAGGGCACCCGGACCCGGGAAGCCTTCCGGGCGGCCATGGCAAGGGTGAAGTCACGCAGTCTTGGGAAGACAAAGGCTGTGTCATTCTGGGTCCCATCTAACACGTAGATCTTCTCTGCTGGGCCCAGTGGATCCTTTGTCCATAGACCGGCTGGGCCACCAAACCGCTTCAGGATCTTCATTGATCTCACCTGAGAGATTGTGTAGCCACAGTCTTgtgggaaaggagaaaaacacaggACAAGGAAATACAGGCAAGTGTTAGATGCTCACTGCAGGAACCTCCCTGGGTGGGCAGTTTGGACAAGAGCGGGCATTTGCCCAGTGAATATCTCTACTCTATGGAAGATTGGGAGAAAGGGCACCAGAGGCCTGGGTCCCCAGAAACTCTCCTTAATGAACCTGATATTACAGAGATTTCCCTAAAAGAGACTCCAGAAGATAGAGCCAAATAGACTGGGATaaggagaaaaaagggaaacaCTCAAGGAAGAACACAGGGGTCTGTTTCAGGTTGCTTACCTGTTATCATATCGTACTTCTCATTTCTTCTGCCCTTGCCTTTGGTCCCAGGGCCTCCGGTCACCTTCTCATCAACCTCTACACATGGCAGGGCTGGATTCTGGGTCTCTAGATAGTCCACCTCCCGCTCCAGACGGTCTACTCTCCCAGAGATGGTGTCAGCTTCAGTTCTGAGCGCCTCCCGTTCCTTCTCGGCCACCTCCAACAGCGGCAGCATCTTGTTCTTGAAGTCCCGCAGCTCAGCAGCATGCCGACTACTCTGGTCCTGGCACTGGGCCAGCCGTTCCTGAAGGGATGGGGCAGCAGGAAGGAGGGCTGCAGGGTCACAACTCCCAGGCAGGAAGAGGCCCGAGCAGGGAGTCGGGAATGGAAAAAGGCACAAACTCAGCCAGTCGTCAGCATTCCCCGCAATCCccacagaaaggaaacaaaatgttCAAGACGCTAAATGTGCAAAGAGCTGGGCTAAGACCCACACAGGCCCCTATCCTGACTTTGCATCCTCTGGCCTGCTCTCTGTGAGCAGTGCCACCGAATCATCTGAGCCTCTAGGGCAATCTAAGTGCATGAGGGTGAGAAGGGATCTCTGCTCCATTATGCTATCCCCCTCTTAGGAATTAGGATGCTACAGGCTCCAAGCCATTAAATAGCAAGTTGCAGATTCTCTGAGAACTTCCAACTTTTAATAGAACCATCAGCTCCTCTTGAGATGGATAAATCCTTGCAATTCTAGCTCTCACTTCCACTCTGTTCCCTTATCCCATTTAATCCCAGGGGTGAAACACAGAGGTCTATTTGCTTTAGAACTGCACTATGAAtgtcggcttccctggtggctcagtggtaaagaattcagctgcaatgcaggagatgcagaagacttgggttcaatccctgggtccggaagatcccctagaggaggaaatggcaacccattccagtattcttgccttaagaatcccatggacagaggagcctggtgggctacagttcatggggtctcaagagtcggacaagtctgagcacacatgcactgcACTCTATGGATGTGGGGAAAGAGGAAGACTTGCAATTCTGAGAATCCTTATTAAAACATGGAGTTTTCTGTAGGTACTTAGCCTAATTTGTCATCCATCCCCAGGTCCCTGACAAACTGGGTGAATCAACTTAGAAGATATGGAATCCTTCCGGGCTGGGCCAGAAGAGTCACTTACCTCTAAGGCAGCTAATCGGCGTTCCATGTATTCCACAAGGTGGTGCTGCTGTCCTTGAAGGGGTCCCAACCGTGACAAAAGGAGCAAGATGAGGAGCGGAGTGCGGGGCCCCATGGCAGTGGAATAGTAGGGCCAGAGTGTGTAGTCGTGTGTGCGGTCGGCCTCTTCCACTCAAGCCGGCGGGTTAGCTttggaggcggggtgggggcggtgccttctctccttctccatctctggtcTCTCTCACTACTCTGGAATGCTTTCAGTCTCTTTAAGGCCCCAGGCCCCTCCTTTCCGCCTGGACTGATCAAACACAGATGGCCCCATTGCAGAGCAGCCAGAAGCTTTAACCACTTCCTGCCTAGGCTGCAGGCTCCCCAGGAGAGGAGAAGTGGACTGGAAACCCTAGGGCAAAGGCCTTCTGGGCAGTCATCCAGGAAAAGGAGCTAGCAGGGGGAGGCAGAAACCCCAGAGACAACTCAGCAAACTCTTATCTGCT
Proteins encoded in this region:
- the OLFML3 gene encoding olfactomedin-like protein 3 yields the protein MGPRTPLLILLLLSRLGPLQGQQHHLVEYMERRLAALEERLAQCQDQSSRHAAELRDFKNKMLPLLEVAEKEREALRTEADTISGRVDRLEREVDYLETQNPALPCVEVDEKVTGGPGTKGKGRRNEKYDMITDCGYTISQVRSMKILKRFGGPAGLWTKDPLGPAEKIYVLDGTQNDTAFVFPRLRDFTLAMAARKASRVRVPFPWVGTGQLVYGGFLYYARRPPGGPGGGGELQNTLQLIKFHLANRTVVDSSVFPAEGLIPPYGLTADTYIDLAADEEGLWAVYATREDDRHLCLAKLDPQTLDTEQQWDTPCPRENAEAAFVICGTLYVVYNTRPASRARIQCSFDASGTLTPERAALPYFPRRYGAHASLRYNPRERQLYAWDDGYQIVYKLEMRKKEEEV